One Neochlamydia sp. AcF84 DNA segment encodes these proteins:
- a CDS encoding nucleoside triphosphate pyrophosphatase: MAHLILASQSTRRKEILSYFNLPFKQVSPSFDEHSVIYKRDPIKYVSSIAEGKAQAVKEICKHEAILAADTIVYRSGKVYHKPQTEQEAFNMLLSLAGKWHSVFTGVVLLYNANLYTGWEETRVLFNHLTKEDIYRYHQKIHWADKAGGYAIQRAGSLIVNKIDGCYYNVMGLPLNTLRSLLKNCGIDLLDYVP, translated from the coding sequence ATGGCGCACCTTATTCTTGCTTCACAGTCAACACGTCGTAAAGAAATACTAAGTTATTTCAATCTGCCTTTCAAGCAAGTTTCCCCATCCTTTGATGAACATAGTGTTATTTATAAACGTGACCCTATAAAATATGTTTCTTCAATAGCCGAAGGTAAAGCACAAGCGGTAAAAGAGATTTGCAAGCATGAGGCAATTTTAGCAGCAGATACAATTGTATACCGCTCAGGTAAAGTTTATCATAAGCCCCAAACTGAGCAAGAAGCTTTTAATATGCTCTTGAGCCTAGCAGGCAAATGGCATAGTGTTTTTACAGGAGTCGTGCTCTTATACAATGCGAATTTATACACGGGTTGGGAAGAAACCCGCGTTTTATTTAATCACCTAACAAAAGAAGATATCTACCGTTATCATCAAAAAATTCATTGGGCCGACAAAGCGGGTGGCTACGCAATACAAAGAGCGGGCAGCTTAATCGTAAATAAAATTGATGGGTGTTACTATAATGTAATGGGGCTTCCCCTTAACACCCTTCGCTCTTTGCTAAAAAACTGTGGAATAGACCTGTTGGATTATGTACCTTAA
- a CDS encoding HEAT repeat domain-containing protein — translation MYLKIKIKWLYGLLCFLFPYTSIIADNDKEHTEYNHSHLLFLVRMGNVSQAIKAYECHHKRTGKHDFEFLQEMALLLLDQGYRCSDFDTRLMTLFGAGISLNERSLYILKEGISSGIPELQLISLNFLSQYQNDQADENLQRALNTRHPLIRLEAAYLLAQKKSPRAYAYAEALMYRWEGILEDLFPEFFAMIGTPEALHMLCKLMSHPHEEVRLAAIINAAKYGCDELLYKIHTLATHQEKAQQEASAFALGLLKDDTSIPALKNLSCSNVSYVQLTAWKALYDLGCKEYKILIENAAKQKDIYAIFLLGELQESQDCLALLVNDPNIQVRVNAAMALLYLQDPRCLKVLLQDILITNHQDMCYSSVCSPGRSLTAWRATPCAHQHFKDNLYAFERSLKMRESALAKALDLPEQAFLQVAKMLFTCQQNDLIPSLTDLLKKLNTPAAIALLKGHQQQIGAPLIRNYCNLALYSLKVKGPYKENLYSWVVNSKKNELLQFRPFLPSQLRDSKDNYHLTLEEHSQLAIASFEALIQNKDEQAVNLLLEAMQDGNSINRYAFAGLLMRAIH, via the coding sequence ATGTACCTTAAGATAAAAATTAAGTGGTTGTATGGCTTACTATGCTTTTTATTCCCTTACACCTCTATAATAGCAGATAATGATAAAGAACATACCGAGTATAACCACTCACATTTGTTGTTTCTTGTACGTATGGGGAATGTTTCTCAAGCTATAAAAGCTTATGAGTGTCACCACAAGCGAACTGGGAAGCATGATTTTGAGTTCCTTCAAGAAATGGCTCTTCTTTTATTAGACCAAGGTTATCGCTGTTCTGACTTTGACACCCGCCTGATGACTTTATTTGGAGCAGGCATTAGTCTTAATGAAAGATCCCTTTATATCTTGAAAGAAGGAATAAGCAGCGGCATCCCAGAACTACAACTTATTAGCCTTAATTTCCTTTCTCAGTATCAAAATGATCAAGCGGATGAAAATTTACAACGCGCCTTAAACACTAGGCATCCATTAATTCGTTTAGAAGCCGCCTATCTTTTAGCGCAAAAAAAATCTCCTCGTGCCTATGCCTATGCGGAAGCATTAATGTATCGTTGGGAAGGAATTCTGGAAGACTTATTTCCTGAATTCTTTGCGATGATTGGTACTCCCGAAGCCCTCCATATGCTATGCAAATTAATGAGTCATCCTCATGAAGAAGTACGTTTAGCTGCCATCATTAATGCCGCTAAATATGGCTGCGATGAACTTTTATATAAAATTCATACTCTTGCCACTCATCAAGAAAAAGCACAGCAAGAAGCCTCAGCATTTGCCTTAGGCCTACTTAAAGATGATACCTCAATTCCTGCGCTTAAAAATTTATCTTGCTCGAATGTATCCTATGTACAGCTTACTGCCTGGAAAGCTTTATATGATCTAGGCTGTAAAGAATACAAAATACTTATAGAAAATGCAGCTAAGCAAAAGGATATCTATGCCATTTTTTTGTTAGGTGAACTGCAGGAAAGCCAGGACTGTTTAGCCCTATTAGTTAATGACCCTAATATACAGGTAAGAGTTAATGCAGCAATGGCGCTGCTTTACCTTCAAGATCCACGTTGTTTAAAAGTCTTGCTACAAGATATTTTAATTACCAATCACCAAGACATGTGTTATTCCTCCGTATGTTCTCCAGGTAGAAGCCTTACGGCTTGGAGAGCAACTCCTTGCGCACACCAGCATTTTAAGGATAACCTCTATGCTTTTGAAAGATCGTTAAAGATGAGAGAATCAGCCCTAGCAAAAGCTCTTGACCTTCCGGAACAAGCTTTTTTACAGGTAGCTAAAATGCTATTCACTTGCCAGCAAAACGATCTTATCCCTAGTTTGACAGATTTACTTAAAAAATTAAATACTCCTGCCGCCATTGCTTTACTTAAAGGGCATCAACAGCAAATAGGCGCCCCGCTTATCCGTAATTACTGTAATCTAGCTCTCTACTCTTTGAAAGTAAAAGGCCCTTATAAGGAGAATCTCTATAGTTGGGTTGTCAACAGCAAGAAAAATGAGCTTCTTCAATTTCGCCCCTTTTTACCTAGCCAATTGCGTGATTCAAAAGATAATTACCACTTAACCCTTGAAGAGCATTCACAACTAGCGATCGCTTCCTTTGAAGCTCTTATACAAAATAAAGATGAACAAGCTGTTAATCTTTTATTAGAGGCTATGCAAGATGGAAATTCTATCAATAGGTACGCATTCGCAGGACTGCTCATGCGTGCTATTCATTAA